CCCAGTCTGTTGCAGGAAGCACCTGAAATTAACATGGGGGAAAACACAGTATACATTAACACATTGATTTTTAAAATTTAAAATCACTATAGCTAGGGATGAACCTTTCTCTAAACTTTCAACTAGTAGAATGCCTACTTTTCTATACGTAACATGGTGTTCCTCATGGCTGCCAAAGTATGCCCTAAGGCTAAACGTCAACAGGTTATAGTGTTGAAACCTCTTGAGTTCTCATGAGCCAACACAATGTGGATGTTTGACAGGTGAGAAAGACACCCTAATTGCTCACATTTGTAAGTCTCCGCCTCCAGGACTTGGCAACTGGCTTGGTGCTCAAACTGGTCATCCTCACACAGGAAGTTGTGGCAGAAAGAACAACGGTATACCCTTCCCCCTGTGTCAGATACGAAAAAAGGGGGAATGATTACAAAGGGGACATAAGGTGGATGGCAACCAGCATTTGGGTGCATGTACGGACATAAAAAAAAAAGCCTTGTTTAGTTTTGCAGACCAGGCAGGTTGGATAATATTATAAAATGGCATAAGTTACCATGGTCCCATACACAGCGTTCACACTCGATACAGTCGGCATCCATGAGAGGACATGTGCAAGCGTGGGTACTGAGGCACTTTCTCCCGTGGCACACCCAGGCCTCACAGAAGTCACACACTGCCCCCTTGTGGACAGAGACAGCACTTCACATATCAATGTCAAAGACATCCAATGATAAACTCATGACTGTAAACAATCTGGGCACATATCACAATGTTAAATAGATGTAGGTCTtcaccaggggtgtattcattacgtcTGGCAATGGAAACCATTTGCCATTTAAgaaccaaacggaagcaaacagaaaACTAAACAGGGAGCGACCTACATTCAATTTGTGCAATAGAAACAAAACATTTTTCATTTGGAGTAAATGGTTACAATTtgaacgttttgcaacagaatcggcaTAATGAATACATCCCATGGTCATATTCACTAGAAACCAAAGGAGGCAAATATCAGGGACTACCTGAATTTGACCGATAAGAAACACTTGTTTTCCATTGCGAAACGTTTTGCTATGGTGTGCATTAATGATTACTACTGAGTATTTATAACTCCCATCTCAATAAAGTTCTTCAAACGGCTCTCATTTCTTACCACCATGCCCATTCCCGTAGCGTGGATCCCTGGGTGCTTGATAACACAGTCTGATGACTTCATGCACTTCGTTTTGCCTTTAGTTGGAATACAGGAAGACAGTATCACACCACAACATAATACATGGTTTTTGCACTCCTATACAAACATGTAACATTGTGCAATATATTTCTTTGCCACTTGAGGGGATAAATCAAGTTGTTTCGAATTAAGTTGGCCTCAAAGAGCTCAAGGGATTTTAAAATCAGAAACATGCCATGCGTCACAATTTATCTTAGACTCACCACATTGACCGCACTGGGGCAGCTTCTGAACGTTTGCACAGAAGTAGCAGAAAGCTCTGTTCTTCTGCCGTCTTGGGTGTCATTGAAACAGGGGAACAAAGTGTCAAAGCCTCCTTCACCTGTAGATTATAGTTGCTAATAAAGAAATAATGCATCTTGTTCAATAGTTGAATTGTGTTCCCacaatttaacctttatttaactgggcaactcagttaattaagaactaattcttatttacaatgacggcctaccccggccaaaccctaacgacgctgggcaaattgtgcaccGCCTTATGGTTCTCCCAATCAcgtctggttgtgatacagcccggaattgaaccagggtctgtagtgacgcctctagcactgagaggcagtgccttaggccactgcaccactcgggagccccaatgTTATCCATTAAGatgaatgtaaaaaaatattgatTGAAGATGTCTTACCTCTGGCATTTGTCACATTCCTGCAACACAAGATGAGGACTACAGTAAGTATGAAGACGACAGTAAATACTAGGGAAATAATCATGATTTACAGTCATTGTTGGCTATCCATTTCATATTGTGCTGTGATGAGAACATGTATATTATTCCATACCATTGCTGAATTGCAAGGGGACTTTGCAACGTCAACAAAGCCCTTGTTGGCTCGAGTCTGTTTCTCCCGTTCCTTGCGGTTCTCTGCCTTCTTGCGTGCACCAGTCTTCTTTTTCGGCATCTTTCAGTTTCTGTAGATGGCTTTACCTGAAGGCATGTGGGGGATTAGCAAACCACTAACTAACGAACGAACCAAGCAAGCCAGCTCAGTCAATGGCATCACACCTTGACAGACTGGACACACATCATTCGTCTAGGTCCTTACGAAAATATAAATGTTGTAAAACTGTATTGGCTAGTTAACTAGGTATCTACGTAAAAAATGAAAAAAGCAGCTATTTAAGTATCTAACGTTATAACTAAACGTTACTGTACGTGTGCTGAGCAACACGGTTCAAACACGCGCTAACTAGTTTGACTTCATGGAAATACCAGATGCAGCAACGACATGTCATTTTATAATTAACAGATAAAAGCCTTAACCGATGTGTGCTGTTTATACATTTTTTAACACAGTATAACCCAAAATGTAAAGAGAGACTTGCCAGGAATGTTGCAATCCACGGCTGGCTCAGTTGAAAACGGAAGTTACAGAACGGATATTTAGTCCGACTGAGAATTCTTCTCGCCTGATTTATAATCCGCCTTAATAGTTCCTATGTGAGTTCCTATATTTCTATTGTACATTAATTTCCCATGCGCTCAATGAAATGTTATATTAAAGTATGAATTGTATATTACATCATGGTTTGGCCAATTAAGCTTGTTATTATCAACGCTAGTTCAAAAATGCATACTTATTGTATTTATATTATATTCTAAAGTCACTTCAGTCTCCTGCCACCATGACCCATAAATGTTGTTCAAATTAATTGGGTTTTTACCAATGAAGCCTTTGCAATGTTTCTTTCTGTAACGTAAACTACAGTGAATGGGTTCACAATGCCCCAGGAGATGGCAGTAAACCATTCTTTTCATCACACATGCTTGAGGTCTTGGAGGTTTCTTTAGCCTTAtcaatcagtggaggctggtgggaggagctataggagggcgGGCTCATTGTTATGGCTGGAATAAAATtgatggtatcaaacacatcacacatatggaaaccacatgtttgactcattccattccagccattacagtgAGTGAGCCTatcttcctatagctcctcacACCAGTCTCCTCTGATGTCTATGTTTCACACCAGTAGTTCTCTGTACCACCCCGCCCCCCAAACCCATTTTGTACCTCGATATTATCTGATAGGTGGACAGACAAACATTGATGGCTGATGGTGGAACAGTATATGCTTAAGAACTATACAGGGCAATGTGTGATGGAGGCACTAACCTCTGTTCTGCAGCCAGGAATGAGTGAATGTTTCACTGTATCCAGAACAACATAGGCTAACTGCAGTGGTGCAAAATAATATCTCACCATTATCACACAATGGGTCAGTCAGCAAGGCCCGTGGAACTTAAGTCTACCTCTTAAGGATACACCcccctttttttcttttttctaaaatgacatacccaaaacTAACTGCCTgaagctcaggccctgaagcaaggatatgcatattctaggtaccatttgaaaggaaacactttgaactttgtggaaatgtgaaaggaatgtaggagaatataacagaataaatctggtaaaagataatacgaagaaaaaaaagttaatttgtattttttttgtaccatcatctttgaaatgcaagagaaaggccataatgtattattccagcccaggttcAATTTAGTatctgtccactagatggcagcagtgtatgtgcagcGTTTTAGACTGATcgaatgaaccattgtatttttttttaaatgtatcaaGACTGCCAAAATATGTTTATTAATAatttttcatgttcaaaatgaTGCACTCTTCTCAAACattagcatggtattatttcactgtaatagctactgtaaattggacagtgcagttagattaacaagaatttaagctttctgccaatatcggatatgtctatgtccttggAAATTGTCTTGTTACTTACaatctcatgctaatcgcattagcctacgttagctcaaccgtcccgtggaagggacacaaATCCCGAAGAAGGTTCTACACCTGGTCTGCAGAACACAGGCCTAACACACCTTCACAGCTAAATAAATAGGCTACAGTACTAGGCTACTACATGTCTGTAAATGTATACTAGACAAAAATAtacatgcaacatgcaacaatttcaacaattttactgagtttcagttcacataaggaaatcagtcaattgaaataaattcattaggccctaatctatggatatcacatgactgggaatacagatatgaatctgttggtcacagatagctTTAAAAAAAGGtaagggtgtggatcagaaaaccagtccatATCAGGTGTGACcaacatttgcctcatgcagcgccaCACATCTCATTCGCataaagttgatcaggctgttgattttggcctgtggaatgttgtcccgctcctcttcaatggctgtgcgaagttgctgaatACTGGAACACGCTGATCCGACGCTGACACGTCGATCCAGATCATCCCAAACACACTCAATGGGTAACATTGActgcagcacaaggtgcacctgtgtaatgatcatgctgtttaatcaataaaataagctttttgtgcatatggagcatttggaatattttatttcagctcatgaaacatgggatcaacattttacatgttgcgtttatatttttgttcagtgtaatggTCAAAGGAATTTAACAATTCCTATATGTGTTCATTAACCAATTCATTTAAAATCACTCTGTCtgtttctaagaatttgtaagatccttatttgcataaaatagacagaggCCAGTCTACCAAAATGAGCCAATAGCATTTATTCTCGAGAGCGCTGCTCATAGAACCATGTACAACAGCTTATATATCACATACGACGTCATAGGTTATAACATgtatctcctcctctcgaccaggacaaaGCAGGTTCAAAAGTTAATTCCAACTCACTAGAGCCCATACCTGACACACTGTCTCTGGATTAACTCCTGAAGTCTCACCATAGTTTATTACCACTTAGCAGACAGTTCTAGAAAAGGAAAACCTGGAGGGGCTCTCGCTGTCTTATTTGATCGCCACAGAGTTAAAGCTGAGTCGGTTCAAACATAGgttaacctgttatggctgcatcCCTTTGTTCTCAAATttcgcctgaagacataccctaatctaactgcctgtaggtCAGCGCCAGAAGCAAGgatatgtattttattttttttcttctttttttaaactctgtttattaagttttacacacacacacacagacaggacaacACAAAGCAATATGAATAATATACTCAActagaaaaaaaaatacaaataaaaaaatagctttaaagataccatactttagacaagttaaacacaccaggcagaaggctacaaaggttaaagggcaatctatagtacagggacagagcaaacacctcaccattgttcctgtaaacagtcaagggataagggtggagaaatgcaaccactcacagACAGTCATGGCCACAAACCAACCATCCACTGGACCAAAAATAAAGTTTACAATGCtttaaaataaatttaaaaaaatgattatTCATGTAGGTGTGAACGAAATGTATTTAATTTTAATGTATTTAATTGGAATGCCATTCAGAGTAATGGACTGTTTAAAGTAAGACCAGAATGGAGCCCAAGCCTCATTAAACAGTTTGGGGTTCCCACggtgaattgaattgaaatgttTCTAGTTTCAGAGAGCACAACACATCTCTCACCCAATATTTATAAGATATTTATAAGCTGCCATCTTCCAGTTCTGTAGTATTAGCCGTCTAGCCAAAAGAGTTGTATAAGCAACAGTGTCCGACTGGATTCTTGATAGGGGGGTACATATGGGCAGTACTCCAAAAAGGGCTTTAAGGGGAGAcggatctataacagtgtcatatatatcagagaaatatttaaatattaattcccagaaacctgacagtttatgacagcccCAAAACTTATGCAACAGTGTGGCTGGTTCCACTTTACATCTGACACAGGTAGGATCAAAATCAGAGAATATTCTTCCAAGTTTGGCCCCCGACCAGTGGATACGGTGAACCACCTTGAATTGAATGAGGCTGTATCTAGTGCTAAAAGAGGACGAGTGCACCCTGTGCAGCACAGATTCCCAGGCGTCTTCCCCAAGTTCCTCCCCCAAATCCTTTTCCCATCAAGTctttaaagaaagaaagaaagaagaagaagaagggttcTGTAGGTCATGAATGATTGCATATACATCTGAAATTGTGCCCCTAGGAAGCTTGTTCAGCTCCAAGATGCTCTCTATAGCTGTGTTCGCAGGCCTATGGGGAAATCCAGGTGTGTTAGCTCTGACAAAGTTTCTAGTCTGGAGATAGCGGAAAAAGTGGGATTGGGGGAGATTTAACCTTTCCTGCAGCTGAGAAAAAGAGGCAAATGTATCATCAAAAAAATAATTGGgctagcgaggagaggcctagtgagtgccaaatgccaaaagccccatcattcaaagatggaggaaataaaatgttctgattGATTGGGCCTGATAGAGAACA
This genomic stretch from Oncorhynchus keta strain PuntledgeMale-10-30-2019 chromosome 29, Oket_V2, whole genome shotgun sequence harbors:
- the LOC118373764 gene encoding zinc finger protein 330-like — protein: MPKKKTGARKKAENRKEREKQTRANKGFVDVAKSPCNSAMECDKCQRRQKNRAFCYFCANVQKLPQCGQCGKTKCMKSSDCVIKHPGIHATGMGMVGAVCDFCEAWVCHGRKCLSTHACTCPLMDADCIECERCVWDHGGRVYRCSFCHNFLCEDDQFEHQASCQVLEAETYKCASCNRLGQHSCLRCKACFCDDHVKSKVFKQDKGKNPPCPKCGHETQETKDLSMSTRTTKFGRQSGADEDSYGYGGYGASGYDSYWKNVSSSGGGEGDQAEDGGDDDDDEEEDEDEEEEEDDEEEEEIADSLAGLKIEGTPVMEAVP